A stretch of the Capricornis sumatraensis isolate serow.1 chromosome 21, serow.2, whole genome shotgun sequence genome encodes the following:
- the TUBB6 gene encoding tubulin beta-6 chain isoform X2: MREIVHIQAGQCGNQIGTKYVPRAALVDLEPGTMDSVRSGPFGQLFRPDNFIFGQTGAGNNWAKGHYTEGAELVDSVLDVVRKECEHCDCLQGFQLTHSLGGGTGSGMGTLLISKIREEYPDRIMNTFSVMPSPKVSDTVVEPYNATLSVHQLVENTDETYCIDNEALYDICFRTLKLTTPTYGDLNHLVSATMSGVTTSLRFPGQLNADLRKLAVNMVPFPRLHFFMPGFAPLTARGSQQYRALTVPELTQQMFDAKNMMAACDPRHGRYLTVAAVFRGPMSMKEVDEQMLAIQNKNSSYFVEWIPNNVKVAVCDIPPRGLKMSATFIGNSTAIQELFKRISEQFSAMFRRKAFLHWFTGEGMDEMEFTEAESNMNDLVSEYQQYQDATADEGEEAFEDDEEEVNE, translated from the exons TATGTGCCCAGGGCCGCCCTGGTGGACTTGGAGCCGGGCACCATGGACAGCGTGAGGTCTGGGCCTTTTGGGCAGCTCTTCCGGCCTGACAACTTCATCTTCG GACAGACTGGCGCCGGCAACAACTGGGCCAAGGGCCACTACACAGAGGGCGCTGAGCTGGTGGACTCTGTCCTGGACGTGGTGCGGAAGGAGTGTGAGCACTGCGACTGCCTGCAGGGCTTCCAGCTGACCCACTCGCTGGGCGGTGGCACCGGGTCTGGGATGGGGACCCTCCTCATCAGCAAGATCCGCGAGGAGTACCCTGACCGCATCATGAACACCTTCAGCGTGATGCCCTCGCCCAAGGTGTCGGACACGGTAGTGGAGCCCTACAATGCCACCCTGTCCGTGCACCAGCTGGTGGAGAACACAGACGAGACCTACTGCATCGACAATGAAGCACTGTATGACATCTGCTTCCGCACCCTGAAACTGACCACCCCCACCTATGGGGACCTCAACCACTTGGTGTCAGCCACCATGAGTGGCGTAACCACCTCCCTGCGCTTCCCGGGCCAGCTCAACGCTGACCTGCGCAAGCTGGCCGTGAACATGGTGCCCTTCCCACGCCTGCACTTCTTCATGCCTGGCTTCGCCCCACTCACCGCCCGCGGCAGCCAGCAGTACCGGGCGCTGACTGTCCCCGAGCTCACCCAGCAGATGTTCGACGCCAAGAACATGATGGCCGCCTGTGACCCGCGCCACGGCCGCTACCTGACCGTGGCCGCCGTGTTCCGGGGCCCCATGTCCATGAAGGAGGTGGATGAGCAGATGCTGGCCATCCAGAACAAGAACAGCAGCTACTTCGTGGAGTGGATCCCCAACAACGTGAAGGTGGCCGTGTGTGACATCCCACCCCGGGGCCTGAAGATGTCAGCCACCTTCATTGGCAACAGCACAGCCATCCAGGAGCTATTCAAGCGCATCTCGGAGCAGTTCTCAGCCATGTTCCGGCGCAAGGCCTTCCTGCACTGGTTCACGGGCGAGGGCATGGACGAGATGGAGTTCACCGAGGCTGAGAGCAACATGAACGACCTGGTGTCCGAGTACCAGCAGTACCAGGACGCCACGGCCGATGAGGGCGAGGAAGCTTTTGAGGATGACGAGGAAGAGGTCAACGAGTAG